A genomic window from Streptomyces misionensis includes:
- a CDS encoding DUF4259 domain-containing protein, producing the protein MTALSVAAAMIAAQWHKEIIMGTWDIGPFENDMAADFADALDEAAEDERETLVRTTLIRTIQTRDYLESPEGAEAVAAAALIAAQCPGGEPVSTSYGPDQALPIFGIDLRSLAVEALDRVVAEESELADLWDETADGPKWRQAISRIRAVLAPEPEPQEDPLFDL; encoded by the coding sequence ATGACGGCCTTGTCGGTGGCCGCTGCGATGATCGCCGCCCAGTGGCACAAGGAGATCATCATGGGAACCTGGGACATCGGTCCGTTCGAGAACGACATGGCCGCAGACTTCGCCGACGCTCTGGACGAGGCCGCCGAGGACGAGCGCGAGACCCTGGTCCGGACGACGCTGATCCGCACCATCCAGACTCGGGACTACCTTGAGAGTCCTGAGGGAGCTGAGGCCGTTGCCGCCGCCGCTCTCATCGCCGCACAGTGCCCGGGCGGTGAACCGGTCAGCACAAGTTACGGCCCCGACCAAGCCCTTCCGATCTTCGGCATCGATCTTCGGTCGCTCGCTGTCGAGGCGCTCGATCGCGTGGTTGCCGAGGAGTCCGAACTCGCCGACCTCTGGGACGAGACAGCGGACGGACCGAAGTGGCGGCAGGCCATCAGCCGCATCCGCGCCGTCCTCGCCCCCGAGCCTGAGCCTCAGGAAGACCCACTCTTCGATCTCTGA